One Lactobacillus sp. ESL0785 DNA window includes the following coding sequences:
- the rplR gene encoding 50S ribosomal protein L18, giving the protein MISKPDKNKLRLKRHKRIRSKISGTAERPRLSVFRSNKNIYAQLIDDVEGVTLASASTLDDSVKGSTKVEQAQAVGKAIAEAAKAKNISNIVFDRSGYLYHGRISALADAARENGLDF; this is encoded by the coding sequence GTGATTTCAAAACCAGATAAGAACAAATTGCGCTTAAAGCGTCATAAACGTATTCGTAGCAAGATTTCTGGTACTGCTGAGCGCCCACGCTTAAGTGTTTTCCGTTCAAACAAGAACATCTACGCTCAATTAATTGATGATGTAGAGGGTGTAACGCTAGCAAGTGCCTCAACTTTAGATGATTCTGTTAAAGGTTCAACTAAGGTAGAACAAGCTCAGGCTGTTGGTAAGGCTATTGCTGAAGCAGCTAAAGCTAAGAACATTTCAAACATTGTGTTTGATAGAAGTGGTTATCTATACCACGGCCGTATTTCAGCTTTGGCAGATGCCGCTCGTGAAAACGGATTAGATTTCTAG
- the rplF gene encoding 50S ribosomal protein L6 has translation MSRIGLKTIEVPDSVTVTKKGDNITVKGPKGELTRYFDPKITFKQEDGKINFSRSSENDKALHGTERANLASMVEGVVTGYKKSLKLIGVGYRATAQGDKLTLNVGYSHPVVMTAPKGVSVKATSATDIEVEGISKQNVGQFAAEIRDVRPPEPYKGKGIRYVDEYVRRKEGKTGK, from the coding sequence ATGAGCCGTATAGGTTTAAAAACAATTGAAGTCCCAGACAGTGTCACTGTTACCAAGAAAGGTGACAATATTACTGTTAAAGGCCCAAAGGGTGAATTAACTAGATACTTCGATCCTAAAATTACTTTTAAGCAAGAGGATGGCAAAATTAATTTTTCACGTTCAAGTGAAAATGATAAAGCACTTCATGGTACTGAAAGAGCAAATTTAGCATCAATGGTTGAAGGTGTAGTTACTGGCTACAAGAAGTCTTTGAAGTTAATTGGTGTTGGTTACCGGGCTACTGCACAAGGTGACAAGTTAACTTTAAATGTTGGCTACTCTCATCCAGTAGTAATGACCGCACCTAAAGGTGTTTCTGTTAAAGCTACTTCAGCAACTGATATTGAAGTAGAAGGAATTTCAAAGCAAAATGTTGGACAATTTGCTGCTGAAATTCGCGATGTACGTCCACCAGAACCTTACAAGGGTAAAGGTATTCGTTATGTTGACGAATATGTACGTCGTAAGGAAGGTAAGACAGGTAAATAA
- the rpsH gene encoding 30S ribosomal protein S8: MVMTDPIADYLTRIRNANMAKHSSVEIPASNIKKSISEILKREGFIRDYEVTDDNKQGVIKIFLKYGPNGERVISGLKRISKPGLRNYVSAENLPKVLNGLGIAVVSTSAGVITDKEARQENVGGEVIAYVW; encoded by the coding sequence ATGGTCATGACAGATCCGATCGCAGATTACTTGACTAGAATTAGAAATGCCAATATGGCAAAGCATAGTTCAGTTGAAATTCCTGCATCAAATATTAAAAAATCTATTTCAGAAATTTTGAAACGCGAAGGTTTCATCCGTGATTACGAAGTTACTGATGACAATAAACAAGGTGTGATCAAGATTTTCTTGAAATACGGTCCAAACGGAGAACGTGTCATTTCAGGCTTAAAGCGGATTTCTAAGCCAGGTCTTAGAAATTATGTTAGTGCTGAAAATTTACCTAAAGTTCTTAATGGTTTAGGTATTGCCGTCGTTTCTACTTCTGCTGGTGTAATTACCGATAAAGAAGCTAGACAAGAAAACGTTGGCGGCGAAGTTATTGCCTACGTTTGGTAA
- a CDS encoding type Z 30S ribosomal protein S14, which produces MAKTSQKIRNHRPAKFSSREYTRCERCGRPHSVYRKFGLCRICLKDLAHKGQIPGLKKASW; this is translated from the coding sequence ATGGCTAAAACATCACAAAAAATTAGAAATCATCGTCCTGCTAAATTTTCTTCACGCGAATATACTCGTTGTGAGAGATGTGGTCGTCCACATTCAGTTTATCGTAAATTTGGCTTATGCCGTATTTGCCTGAAGGATTTAGCTCACAAAGGTCAAATCCCAGGTCTTAAAAAGGCTAGTTGGTAA
- the rplE gene encoding 50S ribosomal protein L5 yields MASYLAQEYKEKIVPALQEKFDYDSVMQVPKIEKIVLNMGVGDAVSNAKNLDEAVEELTLISGQKPLVTKAKKSIANFRLREGMSIGAKVTLRGNRMYDFLYKLVNVSLPRVRDFRGVSSRSFDGRGNYTLGIKEQLIFPEIDFDKVNRTRGLDVVIVTTANTDEEARELLGQFGMPFAK; encoded by the coding sequence ATGGCAAGTTATTTAGCTCAAGAATATAAAGAAAAAATTGTTCCTGCATTACAAGAGAAGTTTGATTATGACTCAGTTATGCAAGTACCAAAGATCGAAAAAATCGTTTTGAACATGGGTGTTGGTGACGCAGTTTCCAATGCTAAGAACTTAGATGAAGCAGTTGAAGAATTAACTTTGATTTCTGGTCAAAAGCCATTAGTTACTAAGGCTAAGAAGTCAATCGCTAACTTCCGTTTACGTGAAGGTATGTCTATCGGTGCTAAGGTTACTCTTAGAGGCAATAGAATGTATGATTTCTTATACAAGTTAGTCAATGTTTCACTTCCACGTGTTCGTGACTTCCGTGGTGTTTCAAGTCGTTCATTCGATGGTCGTGGTAACTATACCTTAGGTATTAAGGAACAATTAATTTTCCCAGAAATTGACTTTGATAAAGTTAATCGTACTAGAGGTTTAGATGTTGTTATCGTTACTACTGCCAATACTGATGAAGAAGCTCGTGAGCTTTTAGGTCAGTTTGGTATGCCGTTTGCAAAATAA